The stretch of DNA CGATGAACTCGGGCTTGCCCGAGAACCGCTCGCGCAGCACCGGGTTCTGGGTGGCGATGCCGACGGGGCAGGTGTCGAGGTGGCAGACGCGCATCATGACGCAGCCGGAGACGACAAGGGGGGCCGTCGCGAAGCCGTACTCCTCGGCGCCGAGGAGGGCGGCGATGACGACGTCGCGGCCGGTCTTGAGCTGCCCGTCGGTCTGTACGACGATCCGGTCGCGCAAGCCGTTGAGCAGCAGGGTCTGCTGGGTCTCCGCGAGGCCCAGCTCCCAGGGGCCGCCCGCGTGCTTGAGGGAGGTCAGCGGGGAGGCGCCGGTGCCGCCGTCGTGTCCCGAGACGAGGACGACGTCGGCGTGGGCCTTGGAGACGCCCGCCGCGACCGTGCCGACGCCCACCTCGGAGACCAGCTTCACGTGGATGCGGGCCTGCGGGTTGGCGTTCTTCAGGTCGTGGATGAGCTGGGCGAGGTCTTCGATGGAGTAGATGTCGTGGTGCGGGGGCGGCGAGATGAGGCCGACGCCCGGGGTGGAGTGGCGGGTCCTGGCGACCCACGGGTAGACCTTGTGGCCGGGGAGCTGGCCGCCTTCGCCGGGCTTGGCGCCCTGGGCCATCTTGATCTGGATGTCGTCGGCGTTGACGAGGTACTCGCTGGTGACGCCGAAGCGGCCGGAGGCGACCTGCTTGATCGCGGAGCGGCGCGCGGGGTCGTAGAGACGGTCGGCGTCCTCGCCGCCCTCACCGGTGTTCGACTTGCCGCCGAGCTGGTTCATGGCGATGGCGAGGGTCTCGTGCGCCTCCTTGGAGATGGAGCCGTACGACATGGCGCCGGTGGAGAAGCGCTTGACGATCTCGGAGACGGGCTCGACCTCTTCGAGGGGGATCGAGGGCCGGTCACCGGTGATGCCGAAGAGGCCGCGCAGCGTCATCAGCCGCTCGGACTGCTCGTTCACCCTGGCCGTGTACTTCTGGAAGATGTCGAAGCGGCGGGCGCGGGTGGCGTGCTGGAGCCGGAAGACCGTGTCGGGGTCGAAGAGGTGCGGTTCGCCCTCGCGGCGCCACTGGTACTCGCCCCCTATGTCGAGCGCGCGGTGTGCGGGCGCGATGCCGGAGACCGGGTAGGCGTGGGTGTGGCGGGCGGCGACCTCTTCTGCGATGACGTCGAGGCCGACGCCGCCGATCTTGGAGGTGGTGCCGGAGAAGTAGGTGGCGACGAAGTCGTCGGCGAGTCCGACCGCCTCGAATACCTGCGCGCCCCGGTAGGAGGCGACGGTGGAGATGCCCATCTTGGACATGACCTTGAGGACACCCTTGCCGAGGGCGTGGATCAGGTTGCGGATGGCCTGCTCGGCCTCCATGCCGGGCAGGAAGGTACCGGCGCGGACCAGGTCCTCGACGGACTCCATGGCGAGATACGGGTTGACCGCGGCGGCGCCGTATCCGATGAGGAGGGCGACGTGGTGGACCTCGCGGACGTCCCCCGCCTCGACGAGCAGCCCCACCTGCGTGCGCTGCTTCGTGCGGATGAGGTGGTGGTGGACGGCGGCGGTGAGCAGCAGCGAGGGGATCGGGGCGTGCTCGGCGTCGGAGTGCCGGTCGGAGAGGACGATGATGCGGGCGCCGGCCTCTATGGCAGCGTCGGTCTCGGCGCGGATCTCGTCGATGCGGGCGGCGAGAAAGTCACCGCCGCCCGAGACGCGGTAGAGCCCGGAGAGCGTGGCGGCCTTCATGCCGGGCATGTCGCCGTCGGCGTTGATGTGGATGAGCTTGGCCAGCTCGTCGTTGTCGATCACCGGGAAGGGCAGCGTCACGCCCCGGCAGGAGGCCGCGGTGGGTTCGAGGAGGTTGCCCTGGGGTCCGAGTGAGGAGCGCAGCGAGGTGACGAGTTCTTCACGGATGGCGTCCAGCGGCGGGTTGGTGACCTGCGCGAAGAGTTGCGTGAAGTAGTCGAAGAGCAGCCGGGGCTTGGCGGAGAGGGCGGCGATGGGCGAGTCGGTGCCCATGGAGCCGAGGGGTTCCCCGCCGGTCTTGGCCATCGGGGCGAGGATGACGCGCAGCTCTTCCTCGGTGTAGCCGAAGGTCTGCTGGCGGCGGGTGACCGAGGCGTGGGTGTGGACGATGTGCTCGCGCTCGGGCAGGTCGCCCAGCTCGATCACGCCGGTCTCCAGCCACTCCCCGTAGGGGTTCTCCGTGGCGAGGCCCTGCTTGATCTCGTCGTCCTCGATGATGCGGTGCTCGTCGGTGTCGACGAGGAACATCCGGCCGGGCTGGAGGCGTCCCTTGCGGACGACCTTGGCGGGGTCGATGTCGAGGACGCCGACCTCGGAGCCGAGGACGACGAGCCCGTCGTCGGTGACCCAGTAGCGTCCCGGGCGCAGTCCGTTGCGGTCGAGGACCGCACCGACCTGGGTGCCGTCGGTGAAGGTGACGCAGGCGGGGCCGTCCCAGGG from Streptomyces tsukubensis encodes:
- the gltB gene encoding glutamate synthase large subunit — its product is MRTPRQPSQHSAATGSAWSHMDARPAAQGLYDPRDEHDACGVGFVATLTGEASHALVEQGLTVLKNLEHRGATGSEPDSGDGAGLLSQVPDAFLREVAGFDLPAAGAYAVGIAFLPQDDTFRGDAVGRIDAIAAEEGLTVLGWREVPVAPGLLGATARATMPAFHQLFVADDKGDATGIALDRKAFILRKRAEREAGVYFPSLSARTIVYKGMLTTGQLEPFFPDLSDRRFASAIALVHSRFSTNTFPSWPLAHPYRFVAHNGEINTVKGNRNWMSARESQLASDLFGDENLERIFPVCTPDASDSASFDEVLELLHLGGRSLPHSVLMMIPEAWENHASMDETRRAFYRFHASMMEPWDGPACVTFTDGTQVGAVLDRNGLRPGRYWVTDDGLVVLGSEVGVLDIDPAKVVRKGRLQPGRMFLVDTDEHRIIEDDEIKQGLATENPYGEWLETGVIELGDLPEREHIVHTHASVTRRQQTFGYTEEELRVILAPMAKTGGEPLGSMGTDSPIAALSAKPRLLFDYFTQLFAQVTNPPLDAIREELVTSLRSSLGPQGNLLEPTAASCRGVTLPFPVIDNDELAKLIHINADGDMPGMKAATLSGLYRVSGGGDFLAARIDEIRAETDAAIEAGARIIVLSDRHSDAEHAPIPSLLLTAAVHHHLIRTKQRTQVGLLVEAGDVREVHHVALLIGYGAAAVNPYLAMESVEDLVRAGTFLPGMEAEQAIRNLIHALGKGVLKVMSKMGISTVASYRGAQVFEAVGLADDFVATYFSGTTSKIGGVGLDVIAEEVAARHTHAYPVSGIAPAHRALDIGGEYQWRREGEPHLFDPDTVFRLQHATRARRFDIFQKYTARVNEQSERLMTLRGLFGITGDRPSIPLEEVEPVSEIVKRFSTGAMSYGSISKEAHETLAIAMNQLGGKSNTGEGGEDADRLYDPARRSAIKQVASGRFGVTSEYLVNADDIQIKMAQGAKPGEGGQLPGHKVYPWVARTRHSTPGVGLISPPPHHDIYSIEDLAQLIHDLKNANPQARIHVKLVSEVGVGTVAAGVSKAHADVVLVSGHDGGTGASPLTSLKHAGGPWELGLAETQQTLLLNGLRDRIVVQTDGQLKTGRDVVIAALLGAEEYGFATAPLVVSGCVMMRVCHLDTCPVGIATQNPVLRERFSGKPEFIVNFFEFIAEEVRQLLADLGFRTLEEAVGRAEILDTTRAVDHWKAQGLDLEPLFHVPELPEGAVRHRVSEQDHGLAKALDNELIRLASDALHASSVEEARPVRAQVAIRNINRTVGTMLGHEITKKFGGAGLPDDTVDITFTGSAGQSFGAFLPHGVTLRLEGDANDYVGKGLSGGRVVVRPDRGADHLAEYSTIAGNTLAYGATGGELFLRGRVGERFCVRNSGATVVAEGVGDHGCEYMTGGHAVVLGATGRNFAAGMSGGDAYVIDLDPDHVNLGNADAVGTLDDTDKQWLHDVVRRHQQETGSTVAEKLLAEWDTAVRRFSKIIPTTYKAVLAAKDAAERAGLSDNETQDKMMEAATNG